The Halomicrobium zhouii region CGGCGCGGTCGCCGAAGGCGTCGCGGACGGCCGGCGGGAGGTCGTGTTCCGCGTCGACGAAGGCAGTGAACACGCCCTCGGGACCGGTCTCGACGGATTCGAGTCGGTCCAGTATCTCGTCGCGCCGGTCGCCGGCGACGGGTTCTTCGCGTCGGAAGTCGGCGGTCGAATCGTCGCGCTTGAGCCGCTCGACGCGGTCCTCGAGTTCGGTGACGCGGTCCTCCAGGTGGTTGACGCGCTGCTGGGCCGCCTGGCGTTCGCTCACGGCCTCGGTGCGGCGCTCGGACTCGGCGTCGCGTTCGCGTTCGAGGTGGCGCTTCTCTTCCTCCAGCGTCACGATCCGCGCTTTCAGGCTCGCCCGGCCGAGCAACCTGTCGATCATCGACTCGAAAGGCGGCGTGTGACGGTAAAAATCTTGCAGGAGAGCGACCGTAGCCGTGGGTCGGTCGGCTACACCGCCGTCCCTTCGGCGACCGGGAGCAACTGCTCCGCACGGTCGGCTTTCGCCAGGAGTACCTCGTGGAGCGCCGGCGGGTTGCGAACGGAAGTGTCCTCGAGCAGGTCGCGTGGGACCGCGAGCGTGTCCGCGGGGACCGACTCGTCCCCCCGGACGGCGAGGTGGTGAGTGTCGAGTTTCATGACGAGCGGATGGTCCGTCCGTTCGACGCCGTCGCCGGTCGCGTACAGTTCGCGGTTGACCTGTTCGTGTTGTTCGCGGGAGATCGCCGGTTCGCCCTCGGGATGGGGCTGGACGTACAGCCGCCCGAGGTAGTAGCCCCGGGAGAATCGTTCGAACATGCTGTTCACTGGCTGTTAGACATTAACACACATAAACACTCGCCCATAGCGTTTTGTCGTCGGGCAATCCGACCGGTCGACAGGCGGGCCGGGTCGGCGCTGTCGAAGGACGAACGTAACTGCGAGATGCGATGTACTCGCTGGGGGCCGGCGTCGCGGACCAGAGCGACTGAAATACGTCGATAAACGCTCTTCGAACTCCTGGCGGCGTTTCACCCCCTCGGTGAACGGTTCGAACGGAGACGGAGGGCGGGCTGAACGGTGAGAACAGTGACTGTCGTTTTATAGGTGTCTGGTATAGAATGAATCGAGTATGAACACTCGGGAGGTAGCGGTGGTCGCAGTCGTCGTCCTGGTGGGCGTTGCCGGTGCAGCGCTCCCCACCGTCGCGGCGACGACGGCGGACTCCGCGGCACAGGTCGAGGAACCGAACGAGACGGCCACGGAGGCGAACGCCACCGACAGAGGGAGTGGCGACGAGCCGGCCGCGTTCGGTACCCAGATGACGGCGTTTATGCAGAGTAGCGCTTCGGAAGCGAACGACACGGTCGAATCAGGCATGTGGACGGCCGGGTTCGAGCGTGCGAACGAGTCGAAACAGGCCCAGATGGCCGAACGGCGAGCGGGCTCGCTCGAACAGCGACTCGAGCGTCTCCGGGAGCGGAACCAGACCCTCACGGAGCGATACGAGAACGGCTCGCTCGACCGGGCGGCGTACGTCGCCCAGTCCAGTCAGCTCTCCGGCCGCATCGCGGCGCTCCGCACGAGCGTCGACGAGACCGACCGGGCCGCCGAACGGGCGGGGATCAACGACACTCGGCTCGACACGCTCCGCACCGAGGCTAGGAACATGACCGGCCCGGAGACTGCGGGCGTCGCCCGTGACGTCGTCGCCGGGGGGCAGGGCCCACCGGCCGACCGCGGCCTGCCAGGTGAGCGCGGGAACGGTCCCGACGTCCCCGGCAGCGGGAACGGTACCGACGCCGGCAACCTGACCGGGAACGTGAGTCTCGGGAACGGCGACCTGAACGTGACGAATACCACTGGCAGTTCGAAAGGGGGTGGGAACGCAAACCCTAGCGACAGGGGTGTGGGCACCGGGTCAGACGGTACGGGATCCGGTGACGCCTCGAATAGCGGGAACGGTAGTTCCGACGGCACCGGTGCTGACGGCGACTCCGACGACGTGACCGGGTCCGGAAACAGCGGTGACGTTCCGGGAAATGGGAACGCGGGATCTGGCACTGGTGACGCCGCCGATCCCGACTCCGGTGACGACGGCGACGACGCTTCCGGGAACGGTGACAGAAACGGAAACGGGGACAGTAGCGGGAGCGACACCGGCGACACCGATAACGGAGCCGGTGGAAACGGTACCGGCAACGGTCTCGTCGGGGACCTCCTCGGTCTCTAGACGAGCGACCCCCGGTCCGCCGGCGCCTGATCCGACGGCGCCTGGTCCGTTTCGACGACCGATTCGCGACATCCGAACCAACCAGTAGACGACGGCGGGACGGCGTCGGCTACCGGCGCGCCGGAGGAGACACGCTTTTCCGTCCTGGGACACTATCCTCAGGTGAATGGACTCCGCCGAGTTGCTCGACTTGCTCGGGAACGCGAACCGCCGTCGCATTCTCAGGTTGCTCGCGCACAAACCCTGTTACGTGACCGAGATCAGTGAGTACCTGGGCGTCAGTCCGAAGGCGGTCATCGACCACCTCGGGAAACTCGACGACGCCGGCCTGGTCGAGAGTCGCACCGACGACCGGCGGCGCAAGTACTTCTCTATCGCACGGAACCTCCGCCTCGAGGTCCAGGTCTCGCCTCACGAGTTCGGTGCGAAGAGCGCCTACCCCGCGAACCCGGGCTTCGACGTGAGTTCCTGTCGTTACGTCAGCATCGAAGTCGACGGCGCTGACGGGGACAGCACCGACGGGGACGGCACCGATGGCGCGACGAGCGTCGACGACGCCGGCGACGATGCCGGTGAGGACGTCGACGCCGATACGGAGGCGTTGAAACGGCACGCCAGGGAACTCGAGCGACTCAAACAGCTCGAAAACGAGCTCTCGCTGGCCCAGCGGTGGGTCCAGGGCAGTCTCTCGGAGGTCCGGGAGAACATCGACGAGGCCGTCGAGGACGGCACCGACGACGGCCGCCTCTACGCGGCCGTCATCGGCGCGCTCGCCACCGGTGACCGCGACGTCCGGACGATCAGTCGCGACGTCGAGGCCCACCCCGAGTTCGTCGAGGAAGCCCTGGAGTGGCTCGCCAGTGAGGGCATCGTCGAGCAGTCCGGCGAGACCTGGCGCCTGTGTGACTGACCGTGTCGCGGACTACAGGTCGCGGGTCACGCCGTCCCGCAGGTCACGCCCCGCGTAGAAGCCGCCGACCGCCGCCAGGGCGCCGACGGCGGCGCCGGCGATGGGTACCAGCCCGCCCGTGACGACGGAGAGTCCCATCGCACCGAGAAAGAGCGCCAGCGCACCGCTCGCACCACCGGCGGCCGCTGCCTCGAGGTAGCGCGGCTTCGCCGAGAGCGTCCCAACGAGGCCGGCCATCAGGAAGATGCCGAGAAACCCGGCGAAGGGGATCAGGGGGATCAGGTTCCCGAGGACGAAGGCGCCGACGAGCGCCGCCCCGAGTTGCAGGACGAAGGTCGTCGGCGAGAAGACGCTGCTTGCGCGACGCTTGAGGCGGCCGACTCGCGAGGACTCTGTGTCGGTGGTTTCGGCCGGTGCCGACGTCGACGTACCGATCCCGAACTCCGTCCCGTGTTCGTCCGGGCTGGCGACGGTGCCGTCGCCGTCGACGCCGAACTCGTCGCTATCGATGCCGACGACGTCCTCGTCGGCGCGCTTCCCGCCGCCGTCCCCGTTCCGGGTGAGTTCGTCCGTCCGTTCGGCCATAGTCGTGTCTCCGGACCGAGCGTTCAAGGTCCTTTCCCCGTCCGATCGCCGCGCGGTCAGGCCGTTCGCTGTCTGCTCTTGGAAGCCCGAGCTCTCTGTCGAACAGCGTCGACGGGCCGGAGCCGACGTCACGCTCGCGTTTCGACGCCGGAGAGGACGATCCGAGCGCCGCCGCCCTCGCTCTCGTGGACGTCGACCGCCCAGCCGTGGCCGTCGGCGATCTGTTCGACGATCCGCAACCCGAGCCCGGTGCCGCCAGGGACGCTGGAACGACCAGCTTCGAACACGCCGTCACGGTCGGGCTCTGGAATTCCCTGGCCGTCGTCGGCGACGTAGAATCCGTCGTCGGCGTCACCGACCGTCACCGTCACGCCCTCCCCGTCGTGCTCCACCGGGTCCGCTGGAGCTTGCGAGGGAGGGATCGTGGAGTTGTACTTCACGGTGCCGTCACTCGTCTGGGACTCGTGACGGCTTGCCGACGCGTGCTCGACCGCGTTGTGGAACAGGTTCTCCAGCAGTTGCTGGAGCTGGCACCGGTCGGCACGGATCGTCAGGTCCGTCTGGACCGAGAGGCTCGCCTCGTCCGTCTCCACGTTGTGCCAGCAGTCAGCTGCCACGTCGGCGAGCGAGACGAACTCCGGTTCCGTGGCCGCGTCCCCCTCGCGTGCGAGCGTCAGAATCTCGTCTATCATCGTCTCCATCCGCTCGTGTGCCCCCACCACCGGGTCGACGTGCTCGCTGTCGCACTCCTCCTGGATCATCTCCATGCGACCGCGTGCGACGCTCAGCGGGTTTCGGAGGTCGTGGCTGACGATGCTCGCGAACTCCGAGAGCCGCTCGTTCTGCCGTTCCAGTCGTTGCTCGCGCTCCGTCCGTTCGGAGATGTCGCGTCCCATCCCGACCACGCCGGTCACGTCGCCGCTGGTGTCCGTGAGTCGTGCGCCGGTGAACTCGTAGGGGACGCGGTCTCCATCCGCCGTCACGAGGTCCGCCTCGACGGTCGCGTGCCCCTCCGACAGCGCCGTGGCGATGGCCGACCGGACTCGCTCGGTGTCGTCCTGGGGAAAGAGGTCCGACAGTTCGAGGTCGGCGATTTCAGCGTCGTCGTAGCCGGTCGCCGCCGCGAGCCGGTCGTTCCAGCGGCGGAACATCCCGTCGGTGTCGAGCACGTAGAAGACGTCCGCGAGCGCGTTCAGCGCCTGGTCGACGAACTCGCGTTCCTCGCGGAGGTCGCGTTCCGACGCGATGCCGTCCAGCGCCGTCGTCGCGTGAACGGCGAGGGTCTGGGCGAGGGGAACGTCCGTCGTCTCGAACGCGTCGGCGTCGTCCACGCCCACGAGGAGGACGCCGTGGTCGCCGAGCGGGAGGATCATCTCGCTTCGCATCGACGTGTCCTCGTTCAGGCGGTCCTCGGCCGTGGAGACGTCGTCGTACACCTGCCGTTCACCGTCTTCGAACACCTGCCACGCGATCCCTTCGCCTCGCGGGAACGCCGGGGGTTCGCCGAGTATCGCCTCGGTCTCCTCGGTCCAGACCGTCGGCCTCAGACAGTCCTCGTCCTCGTCGTAGCGGTAGACCGCCGCCGCGGGCAGGCCGAGGATGTCCCGCATCGCTTCCGTGGCGGTCTCGGCCACGTCCGCGAACGACGTCGCCTGCATGAACGAGCGAACGGTGCAGTGAAGTCCCTCGATGGCCCGCTCGCGGGACTTGCGCTCGGACTTGTCCCAGACGCTGCAGATGAGTTCGCCGTCCTTCGTCTTCGCGAGCGTGTGGTCTTCGACGAAGGTGGTGCCGTCGGCGCGCACGCCGGTCGTCTCGCCGGACCAGACGCCGGTCTCCTCCAAGTCGGGGATGACGTCGGCCTGAACGAGTTCGATGTCCTCGTCCGGGTAGGTGATGGTGAACGACTCCCCGAGCATCTCCTCTGGCTCGTAGCCGTAGATGTCCGCGTACGCCTGGTTCACGTAGACGTACTCGCCGGATTCGGCGACGATGCTGATCCCCTCCTGGGCCGCTTCGATGGCATCAAGGTGGCGACGCTTGGCCTGCTCGGCCCGCGCTCGCTCGACGGCGTTGACCACCCGGTTCGCCAGTATCGCGTACTGGTCCGCTCCGGTCTGCTTCTGGAGGTAGTCGGTGACGCCAGCCGAGATCGCGTCGCTCGCCACCTCCTCGCTCCCCTTGCCGGTGAACAGGATGAAGGGGAGTTCGGGGTGGTCCTCCCGGACGGCCTCGAGGAACTCGATACCGTTTCGCTGCCCCATGTCGTAGTCCGAGACGATGCAGTCGACACCACCGTCCTCGAGGCGGTCGAGACCGTCGCCGGCACTCGTCGCCGTCTCCACGACGAGGCGGTCGTTCTCGCGTTCGATGCAGGTCGCCACCATCTCCGCGAAGTCCCCGTCGTCCTCGACGTGGAGGACGCGGATCCGGTCGGCTGTCGACTGTTCCATTACTGTCCAGCACACGAAATCCGGTAATAATTGTTTTGGACTGACAACTAACTGTGAAATTTAATCGGCGGGTCGGTGACGTGCCCGCTCCGGCCGGTGTGCCTGTCGCCGACTCGTTGGCCCCGGTCGGTTCCTCGGTTCCGTTCTTCCTTGCCGGTTCCTTCGTTCCGTCCTCGCGGTGTACCCGGCCGGCTGCGCCCGAGGCGACTCCCATCGCGCCGTCGGTCGACGAACGAGTGGATTCAAGTCCGGCGGGGCGGTATCCCGGGGCATGAACGCAGGCGACCGGGTGCGCGTCGACCGCGCGGACCAGACCTTCGAGGGCGTCCTCTTGCCCTCCAGCACGCCCGACCAGATCGTCCTCAAGCTCGAGGGTGGCTACAACGTCGGCGTCGACCGCGACGCCGCGAGCGTCGACGTGCTCGAATCGGACGTGTACGACGTCGAGGGGGCACAGGACGAACAGAGCGAGTCCGCCGTCGAGTTCGACGAGGACCTGCCGACGGTCTCCCTGATCTCGACGGGGGGCACCATCGCCTCGACCGTCGACTACCGAACCGGTGCCGTCACGGCCCAGTTCGACGCCGAGGACGTGCTCCGGGCGGTGCCCGACCTCGCCGGGATGGCCAACTACCGGGGGCGCGTCGTCGCCAACATCCTCTCGGAGAACATGACCCCAGCGGTCTGGCAGGACCTGGCCCGCGCCGTCCACGAGGAGATCGAGGCCGGCGCCGACGGCGTCGTCGTCATGCACGGCACCGACACGATGCAGTTCTCCGCCAGCGCCCTGGCCTTCATGCTCGACACGCCGGTCCCCATCGTCTTCACCGGCAGCCAGCGCTCGGCGGACCGCCCCTCCTCCGACAACGTGATGAACGCCGTCTGTTCGGTCGAGGCCGCACTCAGCGACTGCGCCGAGGTGCTGGTCTGCATGCACGCCTCCGAGTCCGACGACGTCTGCGCACTCCACCGCGGCGTCCGCGTGCGCAAGAACCACACCTCGCGGCGCGACGCCTTCGAGACCGTGGGGTCCGAACCGCTCGGCGAAGTCGACTACGGCGGGAGCGACGAACCGAACGAGGTCACGTTCCGCCGCGAGCACGCCCAGCGCGGCGAGGTCGACCTGGACCTGAACGAGGACCTCGCCACCGACGTCGACCTCGTGAAGTTCACGCCCGGCACCGACCCGGCCTTCCTCGAACAGTGTTCCGAGAACTCGGGCGTCGTCATCGAGGGTACCGGCCTGGGCCACGTCAATACCGACTGGATCGACACCATCGAGGACCTGACCGACGGCGGCACCCACGTCGTCATGACCAGCCAGTGCATCGAGGGGCGGGTCTGTGACCGGGTGTACGACACCGGTCGGGACCTGCTCGACGCCGGCGTCGTCGAGGGCGAAGATATCCTCCCTGGCACGGCGAAGGTGAAGCTGATGTGGGCGCTCGCGAACTCGGAGGACGTCGCCGACACGATGGGACGCTCGCTCGCGGGCGAGATTACGACGCGGTCGGTCCCCTGGACGTAATCCCTGCTCGTCTGTCAGCTGTTCAGTTCATCGACGACCTCGATATCACAGACGTCGGTGACTAAAAATCAGTTACTACTAGCGGAGGTCACTCGTCCGAATCGAGGTCACCGCCACCCTTCTGGAGTGTTTCCATTTCGGCGACCAACTCCCCCTCGTCGTCCCTGTACACTCCGTCGGCATCGGCGAGTGTTCCCTCTGGCTTCTCGTATTCAGTCATCGGTCGGAATTTGTCTGTCCAGGGTTAAGTATTCTTCCCGGAGAATGTACCGGGAGAAAACCAGCGCTATCGTTACGGACGAGAATACGACGGCGAGGTCTATCCACGATTCGTCTAGGAGGACCAGAACGACGCCTACACCGAAGAAGAGGAGCAGTCCACTGGCGAAACTAGCGAGACACCGCTCGAAGCGTCTGGCATTCGTGACGACGACCCTCCGGTTAGCCCTGATAGCCTGACTGTATCCGCGGAGGAGCACGTCTTTGTAC contains the following coding sequences:
- a CDS encoding PAS domain S-box protein, which translates into the protein MEQSTADRIRVLHVEDDGDFAEMVATCIERENDRLVVETATSAGDGLDRLEDGGVDCIVSDYDMGQRNGIEFLEAVREDHPELPFILFTGKGSEEVASDAISAGVTDYLQKQTGADQYAILANRVVNAVERARAEQAKRRHLDAIEAAQEGISIVAESGEYVYVNQAYADIYGYEPEEMLGESFTITYPDEDIELVQADVIPDLEETGVWSGETTGVRADGTTFVEDHTLAKTKDGELICSVWDKSERKSRERAIEGLHCTVRSFMQATSFADVAETATEAMRDILGLPAAAVYRYDEDEDCLRPTVWTEETEAILGEPPAFPRGEGIAWQVFEDGERQVYDDVSTAEDRLNEDTSMRSEMILPLGDHGVLLVGVDDADAFETTDVPLAQTLAVHATTALDGIASERDLREEREFVDQALNALADVFYVLDTDGMFRRWNDRLAAATGYDDAEIADLELSDLFPQDDTERVRSAIATALSEGHATVEADLVTADGDRVPYEFTGARLTDTSGDVTGVVGMGRDISERTEREQRLERQNERLSEFASIVSHDLRNPLSVARGRMEMIQEECDSEHVDPVVGAHERMETMIDEILTLAREGDAATEPEFVSLADVAADCWHNVETDEASLSVQTDLTIRADRCQLQQLLENLFHNAVEHASASRHESQTSDGTVKYNSTIPPSQAPADPVEHDGEGVTVTVGDADDGFYVADDGQGIPEPDRDGVFEAGRSSVPGGTGLGLRIVEQIADGHGWAVDVHESEGGGARIVLSGVETRA
- a CDS encoding ArsR/SmtB family transcription factor, translating into MDSAELLDLLGNANRRRILRLLAHKPCYVTEISEYLGVSPKAVIDHLGKLDDAGLVESRTDDRRRKYFSIARNLRLEVQVSPHEFGAKSAYPANPGFDVSSCRYVSIEVDGADGDSTDGDGTDGATSVDDAGDDAGEDVDADTEALKRHARELERLKQLENELSLAQRWVQGSLSEVRENIDEAVEDGTDDGRLYAAVIGALATGDRDVRTISRDVEAHPEFVEEALEWLASEGIVEQSGETWRLCD
- a CDS encoding DUF5802 family protein produces the protein MFERFSRGYYLGRLYVQPHPEGEPAISREQHEQVNRELYATGDGVERTDHPLVMKLDTHHLAVRGDESVPADTLAVPRDLLEDTSVRNPPALHEVLLAKADRAEQLLPVAEGTAV
- the gatD gene encoding Glu-tRNA(Gln) amidotransferase subunit GatD, which encodes MNAGDRVRVDRADQTFEGVLLPSSTPDQIVLKLEGGYNVGVDRDAASVDVLESDVYDVEGAQDEQSESAVEFDEDLPTVSLISTGGTIASTVDYRTGAVTAQFDAEDVLRAVPDLAGMANYRGRVVANILSENMTPAVWQDLARAVHEEIEAGADGVVVMHGTDTMQFSASALAFMLDTPVPIVFTGSQRSADRPSSDNVMNAVCSVEAALSDCAEVLVCMHASESDDVCALHRGVRVRKNHTSRRDAFETVGSEPLGEVDYGGSDEPNEVTFRREHAQRGEVDLDLNEDLATDVDLVKFTPGTDPAFLEQCSENSGVVIEGTGLGHVNTDWIDTIEDLTDGGTHVVMTSQCIEGRVCDRVYDTGRDLLDAGVVEGEDILPGTAKVKLMWALANSEDVADTMGRSLAGEITTRSVPWT